Proteins encoded in a region of the Panicum hallii strain FIL2 chromosome 3, PHallii_v3.1, whole genome shotgun sequence genome:
- the LOC112887368 gene encoding V-type proton ATPase subunit E isoform X2, producing MNDADVGKQVQQMVRFILQEADEKASEITVAAEEEFNIEKLQLVESEKRRVRQEYERKEKQVDVRRKIEYSTELNAARIKLLQAQDDVVTGMRENAGEALVRVTKDANTYKRILKGLIVQSLLRLREPALVLRCREADRSLVEAVLEVAKKEYAEKAKVNLPKVIIDGKVYLPPQRNSRDAHGPFCSGGVVLASQDGKIVCENTLDARLSVSFRQKLPEIRKKLFSKQAS from the exons ATGAACGACGCCGATGTCGGGAAGCAGGTCCAGCAGATGGTCCGGTTCATCCTGCAGGAGGCCGACGAGAAAGCCAGCGAGATCACGGtcgcggcggaggag GAGTTCAACATCGAGAAGCTGCAGCTGGTGGAGTCCGAGAAACGGAGGGTGAGGCAGGAGTACGAGCGCAAGGAGAAGCAGGTCGACGTCCGCAGGAAGAT CGAGTACTCGACGGAGCTGAACGCGGCGCGCATCAAGCTGCTGCAGGCGCAGGACGACGTGGTCACCGGCATGAGGGagaacgccggcgaggcgcTGGTCCGCGTCACCAAGGACGCCAACACCTACAAGAGGATCCTCAAGGGCCTCATCGTGCAG AGCCTGCTTCGCCTGAGGGAACCGGCGCTGGTGCTGCGGTGCCGGGAGGCGGACCGGAGCCTGGTGGAGGCGGTGCTGGAGGTGGCCAAGAAGGAGTACGCCGAGAAGGCCAAGGTGAACCTCCCCAAGGTCATCATCGACGGCAAGGTGTACCTCCCGCCGCAGAGGAACAGCCGCGACGCGCACGGGCCGTTCTG CTCCGGCGGCGTCGTTCTCGCGTCGCAGGACGGCAAGATCGTCTGCGAGAACACGCTGGACGCGAGGCTCAGCGTCTCCTTCAGGCAAAAGCTTCCTGAG ATCAGGAAGAAACTCTTCAGCAAGCAAGCATCCTAA
- the LOC112887368 gene encoding V-type proton ATPase subunit E isoform X1, which yields MNDADVGKQVQQMVRFILQEADEKASEITVAAEEEFNIEKLQLVESEKRRVRQEYERKEKQVDVRRKIEYSTELNAARIKLLQAQDDVVTGMRENAGEALVRVTKDANTYKRILKGLIVQSLLRLREPALVLRCREADRSLVEAVLEVAKKEYAEKAKVNLPKVIIDGKVYLPPQRNSRDAHGPFCSSGGVVLASQDGKIVCENTLDARLSVSFRQKLPEIRKKLFSKQAS from the exons ATGAACGACGCCGATGTCGGGAAGCAGGTCCAGCAGATGGTCCGGTTCATCCTGCAGGAGGCCGACGAGAAAGCCAGCGAGATCACGGtcgcggcggaggag GAGTTCAACATCGAGAAGCTGCAGCTGGTGGAGTCCGAGAAACGGAGGGTGAGGCAGGAGTACGAGCGCAAGGAGAAGCAGGTCGACGTCCGCAGGAAGAT CGAGTACTCGACGGAGCTGAACGCGGCGCGCATCAAGCTGCTGCAGGCGCAGGACGACGTGGTCACCGGCATGAGGGagaacgccggcgaggcgcTGGTCCGCGTCACCAAGGACGCCAACACCTACAAGAGGATCCTCAAGGGCCTCATCGTGCAG AGCCTGCTTCGCCTGAGGGAACCGGCGCTGGTGCTGCGGTGCCGGGAGGCGGACCGGAGCCTGGTGGAGGCGGTGCTGGAGGTGGCCAAGAAGGAGTACGCCGAGAAGGCCAAGGTGAACCTCCCCAAGGTCATCATCGACGGCAAGGTGTACCTCCCGCCGCAGAGGAACAGCCGCGACGCGCACGGGCCGTTCTG CAGCTCCGGCGGCGTCGTTCTCGCGTCGCAGGACGGCAAGATCGTCTGCGAGAACACGCTGGACGCGAGGCTCAGCGTCTCCTTCAGGCAAAAGCTTCCTGAG ATCAGGAAGAAACTCTTCAGCAAGCAAGCATCCTAA